One Rosa chinensis cultivar Old Blush chromosome 3, RchiOBHm-V2, whole genome shotgun sequence DNA window includes the following coding sequences:
- the LOC112194986 gene encoding probable 2-oxoglutarate-dependent dioxygenase At5g05600, giving the protein MMKCLQSWPEPIVRVQSLAQSGIKTIPELYIKPPCKRPSNDLVLDDATVNIPVIDLQALAGDDQSLRETTLQLVSSACREWGFFQVVNHGVSHELMKRARETWREFFEQPLEVKQEYSNNPSTYEGYGSRLGVEKGAILDWSDYYFLHYMPPELRKPTKWPALPSSCRNLIEEYGEEATRLCGRLMKMLSLNLGLGEDYLLNAFGGEENVGACLRVNFYPKCPQPDLTLGISAHSDPGGMTLLLPDEDVAGLQVRKGDSWVTVKPVPNAFIVNMGDQMQVLSNAIYKSVEHRVIVNSVKDRVSLAMFYNPKSDLLIEPAKALVTNDRPALYPAMTFDEYRLYIRTKGLWGKSQVESLKTHE; this is encoded by the exons ATGATGAAGTGTTTGCAGAGCTGGCCTGAGCCTATTGTTCGGGTCCAGTCCCTCGCCCAAAGTGGGATAAAAACAATCCCGGAGCTCTACATCAAGCCCCCTTGCAAACGACCATCGAATGATCTCGTCCTCGACGATGCCACCGTCAACATCCCGGTCATCGACCTGCAGGCCCTGGCCGGAGACGACCAGAGCCTGCGAGAGACCACGCTGCAGCTAGTCTCGAGCGCCTGTAGGGAGTGGGGGTTCTTCCAGGTGGTGAACCACGGTGTCAGCCACGAGCTGATGAAGCGGGCGAGGGAGACATGGCGGGAGTTCTTCGAGCAGCCGCTGGAGGTGAAGCAGGAGTACTCGAACAACCCGAGCACCTATGAAGGGTACGGAAGCCGGCTCGGAGTGGAGAAGGGGGCTATTCTGGATTGGAGTGACTATTACTTTCTTCATTACATGCCTCCGGAGTTGAGGAAGCCCACCAAGTGGCCTGCTCTCCCATCTTCATGCAG GAATTTGATTGAAGAATATGGTGAGGAAGCTACTAGACTATGTGGAAGACTGATGAAGATGCTATCACTAAACCTTGGGCTAGGGGAAGACTACCTTCTCAATGCTTTTGGAGGAGAAGAGAACGTTggggcatgcttaagggtcaatTTCTACCCAAAATGCCCCCAACCAGACCTAACCCTCGGAATCTCGGCACACTCGGACCCCGGTGGGATGACCCTTCTCCTACCCGACGAGGATGTGGCGGGACTTCAAGTTCGTAAAGGTGACAGTTGGGTGACTGTAAAGCCCGTCCCGAACGCCTTCATTGTCAACATGGGAGATCAAATGCAAGTTCTGAGCAACGCCATATACAAGAGCGTAGAGCATAGAGTGATTGTGAATTCAGTCAAAGACCGAGTTTCTCTGGCCATGTTTTATAACCCCAAGAGCGATTTGCTGATTGAACCTGCCAAGGCTCTCGTCACGAATGACCGGCCGGCTCTCTACCCGGCTATGACGTTCGATGAGTACCGCCTTTACATTAGGACCAAGGGCCTTTGGGGCAAGTCACAAGTTGAATCCTTGAAAACCCATGAATAA